In one Cloacibacillus porcorum genomic region, the following are encoded:
- a CDS encoding ornithine cyclodeaminase family protein encodes MLILNEKTLVETVDFDELIEKIEQTMLFADEGNFAMPLRSNISLNGSDSLMLMPCVTPEAWGCKLLTLRPGNPQKGLPFINGAVMLFDAKTGEPKALLEGKMVTALRTGAVGGAGIKNTARADIRSLGLVGTGAQGYWQAQFGCAARKGVKEVWIYDAITEKLPAFAKQLQAVLPGVEVKIAASAVELLEKTEAVMTATPSKSPLFPDDEKLLAGHAFSGIGSYMPDMREFPDGLFKLTGGDVYVDTPHALDETGDLITPLENGALRRGDIHTLAELIGGKRKKESETTFFKSVGMALFDIAAADYLCEKAARKGLGQNVEF; translated from the coding sequence GTGCTGATACTTAATGAAAAGACCCTCGTTGAGACGGTGGACTTCGACGAATTGATTGAAAAGATAGAGCAGACGATGCTCTTCGCGGACGAGGGAAACTTCGCGATGCCGCTGCGCTCGAACATTTCGCTTAACGGAAGCGACTCCCTGATGCTCATGCCCTGCGTCACGCCCGAGGCCTGGGGCTGCAAGCTCCTCACGCTGCGCCCCGGTAATCCGCAAAAGGGGCTGCCCTTCATCAACGGCGCGGTGATGCTCTTTGACGCGAAGACGGGAGAGCCGAAGGCGCTGCTCGAGGGTAAAATGGTGACGGCGCTCCGTACCGGGGCCGTCGGCGGCGCGGGCATCAAAAACACGGCGCGCGCCGATATCCGTTCCTTAGGGCTTGTCGGTACGGGGGCGCAGGGCTACTGGCAGGCGCAGTTCGGCTGCGCGGCGCGCAAAGGCGTCAAAGAGGTCTGGATATACGACGCGATAACGGAAAAACTTCCCGCGTTCGCGAAACAACTGCAGGCAGTGCTGCCGGGCGTGGAGGTAAAGATCGCCGCTAGCGCCGTGGAGCTGCTCGAAAAGACGGAGGCGGTGATGACGGCCACCCCCTCCAAGAGCCCGCTCTTTCCCGACGACGAAAAGCTGCTCGCGGGACACGCCTTCTCCGGCATCGGCTCCTACATGCCCGACATGCGGGAATTCCCGGACGGACTCTTTAAACTCACGGGCGGCGACGTCTACGTGGACACCCCTCACGCGCTGGACGAGACGGGCGACCTGATAACGCCGCTGGAAAACGGCGCGCTGCGGCGCGGCGATATCCACACGCTCGCGGAGCTGATCGGCGGCAAACGTAAAAAAGAGAGTGAGACCACCTTTTTCAAATCCGTCGGCATGGCGCTCTTTGACATCGCTGCGGCGGACTATCTCTGCGAAAAGGCGGCGCGCAAGGGGCTTGGGCAGAACGTGGAATTCTAA
- a CDS encoding helix-turn-helix transcriptional regulator, giving the protein MNKRKIPTELLSYIDLVKGLGEILGSDCEILLHDVSNPEHSIIACANAQVSGRGVGSPMTDFGLRMLKDPKYQKMTGVYNYQARTGDGRLLKCGVCFIRDAAGRIVGFLCINMDVTKIAAAREALDEFFRADATGEGAEDYCEHFSKEVGDVVSNSITSVKKEWGGDLSALPRSDKVKVVARLDEMGFFLVKGAMERLSEEMKKSKFTLYAYLRSVHSPE; this is encoded by the coding sequence ATGAATAAACGCAAGATACCAACGGAGCTGCTGTCCTACATAGACCTGGTGAAGGGGCTTGGGGAGATACTCGGCAGTGACTGTGAAATATTGCTGCATGACGTCTCAAACCCCGAACATTCGATCATCGCCTGCGCCAACGCCCAGGTGAGTGGCCGCGGCGTCGGCTCGCCGATGACGGATTTCGGCCTGCGGATGCTGAAGGACCCCAAGTATCAGAAGATGACGGGGGTCTACAACTACCAGGCCAGGACCGGAGACGGGCGGCTCCTCAAATGCGGCGTCTGTTTTATCAGGGATGCCGCCGGGCGCATCGTTGGCTTCCTCTGCATCAACATGGATGTCACAAAGATTGCCGCCGCGCGGGAGGCGCTTGACGAGTTTTTTCGTGCGGACGCCACTGGGGAGGGTGCGGAGGACTACTGCGAACACTTCTCGAAGGAGGTCGGCGACGTCGTCTCCAACTCGATTACGTCGGTTAAAAAGGAGTGGGGCGGTGACCTATCCGCGCTGCCGCGCTCAGACAAGGTCAAGGTGGTGGCCCGCCTCGACGAGATGGGGTTTTTCCTCGTCAAGGGGGCGATGGAACGCCTCTCCGAAGAGATGAAAAAGAGCAAGTTTACGCTCTACGCCTATCTGCGCTCCGTTCACTCCCCGGAATAA
- a CDS encoding proline racemase family protein: protein MMNFTRTIDAIDAHTAGEPIRVVTAGIPKVEGRTMLEKMEYFGGRYDNIRCMLLKEPRGHKDMFGAVLVPPVTDDADLGILFMHNEGMSTMCGHGTIGAVKAAAETGLLELREGENTIKIDAPAGRITAEAAVKEGRVERVAFTNVPAFVYKENVKIPVAGIGEVEAAIVYGGAFYIFVEEEKLGLRVLPEQTAALVARAMEMKRWVNANLDIRHPEKPQISGIYGVLITSPVERTEYGCRSRHICVFAEGAVDRSPCGTGTSARMALLVSRGELKVGEKFQAASIIDTKFEGTPLAAVTESGYEAIIPKVAGPAWITGFNKFVLDPSDPLPEGFLL, encoded by the coding sequence ATGATGAATTTTACAAGGACGATCGACGCCATCGACGCCCACACCGCGGGGGAGCCGATTCGCGTCGTCACCGCGGGCATCCCGAAGGTGGAGGGGCGGACGATGCTCGAGAAGATGGAATATTTTGGCGGGCGTTACGACAATATCCGCTGTATGCTGCTCAAGGAGCCGCGCGGCCACAAGGATATGTTCGGCGCGGTGCTGGTACCGCCGGTAACCGACGACGCCGACCTTGGCATCCTCTTTATGCATAACGAGGGGATGAGCACGATGTGCGGCCACGGGACGATCGGCGCGGTGAAGGCCGCCGCGGAGACGGGGCTTCTTGAGCTGCGCGAGGGAGAGAACACGATAAAGATCGACGCTCCCGCCGGGCGTATCACGGCGGAGGCGGCGGTAAAGGAGGGGCGCGTGGAGCGCGTCGCCTTCACCAACGTTCCGGCCTTCGTCTATAAAGAGAATGTAAAGATACCTGTCGCGGGGATCGGCGAGGTGGAGGCAGCGATCGTCTACGGCGGCGCCTTTTATATATTCGTCGAGGAGGAGAAGCTGGGGCTGCGCGTGCTGCCGGAGCAGACGGCGGCGCTCGTCGCGCGCGCGATGGAGATGAAACGCTGGGTGAACGCCAATCTCGACATCCGCCACCCGGAGAAGCCGCAGATCAGCGGCATTTACGGCGTGCTTATCACCTCCCCCGTCGAACGGACGGAGTACGGCTGCCGCAGCCGCCACATCTGCGTATTCGCAGAGGGTGCGGTGGACCGCTCGCCATGCGGTACGGGAACCTCCGCGCGGATGGCGCTGCTGGTATCGCGCGGCGAGCTGAAGGTGGGCGAAAAATTCCAGGCGGCTAGCATCATCGACACAAAGTTCGAGGGAACGCCGCTTGCCGCCGTCACCGAGAGCGGATACGAGGCAATCATCCCCAAGGTCGCGGGCCCCGCCTGGATCACGGGCTTCAACAAGTTCGTCCTCGACCCAAGCGACCCGCTGCCAGAGGGTTTCCTGCTCTGA
- a CDS encoding dihydroxy-acid dehydratase, which translates to MTYRSKELGLFSGKGSSSRRAIYKGCGYDDGDLSKPLIGIVNTANDAGLGHVHLDRLAARVRAGILQAGGTPFEFGTIATCGAVPIGMPHFRYELVIRDVIASSVEIMTGVQLLDGLVLLASCDSIIPGVLMGGIRADVPCIVLTGGPQEVCKSGGRSVVMSELDQLVFGADYASDEAREKIRYLEDHVCPGPGACSLMGTANTMQILMEGLGMALPGSSTVPAVYAEKERFATQTGRRIVELVKEGVKPKDILTRETLLNGVILTMALAGSTNAVLHLLSFAREVGVGLTLDDFDKLSETIPVISRVIPTGKATVIDLYNAGGVPAVLGEMRDFLHQECLTVSGHTIGEIAALRRSSDHDTLTTVDAPVFKNGGIAVMKGNITPNGAICRTTTISEKIRRFAGPARVFNSDEEAHHAVVTGDIKRGDVVVIRYEGPRGAPGMREMMMTTDALVGIGMGQEVFVLTDGRFSGFTEGAAIGHISPEAAVGGVIAVVEDGDIIEIDIPGRTVNLDLPEEVIAARLAKWKLPLKRERGILGIYAKSALQAHLGAMIDDRVTEEEQVRREF; encoded by the coding sequence ATGACATACCGCTCCAAAGAACTCGGACTTTTTTCCGGCAAGGGATCGTCCTCGCGCCGCGCGATCTATAAGGGCTGCGGCTACGACGACGGCGACCTCTCCAAGCCGCTGATCGGCATTGTAAACACCGCGAACGACGCGGGGCTCGGCCATGTGCACCTTGACCGCCTCGCGGCGCGGGTGCGCGCGGGCATTTTACAGGCGGGCGGCACGCCGTTTGAATTCGGAACCATCGCCACCTGCGGTGCGGTGCCCATCGGGATGCCGCACTTCCGCTATGAGCTGGTCATCCGCGACGTCATCGCCTCCTCCGTCGAGATAATGACCGGCGTGCAGCTGCTGGACGGCCTTGTGCTGCTCGCCTCTTGCGACAGCATCATCCCCGGCGTCCTTATGGGCGGCATCCGCGCCGACGTCCCATGCATCGTGCTGACGGGCGGCCCGCAGGAGGTCTGCAAGAGCGGCGGACGCAGCGTCGTGATGAGCGAGCTGGACCAGCTCGTATTCGGCGCGGATTACGCAAGCGACGAGGCGCGCGAGAAGATACGTTACCTCGAGGATCACGTCTGCCCCGGCCCTGGCGCCTGTTCGCTGATGGGCACGGCGAATACGATGCAGATTTTGATGGAGGGGCTGGGAATGGCGCTGCCTGGCTCGTCCACGGTCCCCGCCGTCTACGCGGAGAAGGAACGCTTCGCGACACAGACGGGACGCCGCATCGTGGAGCTCGTCAAGGAGGGAGTGAAGCCTAAGGATATCCTCACGCGCGAGACGCTCTTGAACGGTGTCATTCTCACGATGGCCCTCGCGGGCTCGACCAACGCAGTGCTGCATCTGCTCTCCTTCGCGCGCGAGGTGGGCGTGGGGCTGACGCTCGACGATTTTGACAAATTATCGGAGACGATACCCGTCATCAGCCGCGTCATCCCGACGGGAAAGGCGACGGTCATCGACCTCTACAACGCGGGCGGCGTCCCCGCCGTCCTCGGCGAGATGAGGGACTTCCTACACCAGGAATGCCTCACCGTCTCCGGACACACAATCGGCGAGATAGCGGCGCTGCGCCGCTCCTCCGACCACGATACGCTGACGACCGTCGACGCCCCTGTCTTTAAAAACGGCGGCATCGCTGTGATGAAGGGCAACATCACGCCCAACGGCGCGATCTGCCGCACGACGACCATCTCCGAGAAGATACGCAGGTTCGCGGGACCGGCGCGCGTCTTCAACTCCGACGAGGAGGCGCACCACGCGGTGGTGACGGGCGATATCAAAAGGGGCGACGTCGTCGTCATCCGTTATGAGGGGCCGCGCGGCGCGCCCGGCATGCGCGAGATGATGATGACGACCGACGCGCTGGTCGGCATCGGCATGGGGCAGGAGGTATTCGTACTCACCGACGGACGCTTCTCAGGCTTTACCGAAGGGGCGGCGATCGGCCATATCTCCCCCGAGGCAGCGGTCGGCGGCGTGATCGCGGTCGTTGAGGACGGGGACATCATCGAGATAGACATCCCCGGGCGCACGGTGAACCTCGACCTGCCCGAAGAGGTGATCGCGGCCCGCCTCGCGAAGTGGAAGCTGCCCCTCAAAAGGGAGCGCGGCATCCTCGGCATCTACGCGAAGAGCGCCCTCCAGGCCCACCTGGGCGCGATGATCGACGACCGCGTAACCGAAGAAGAACAGGTGCGCCGGGAGTTTTAG
- a CDS encoding MFS transporter, translating into MKDKTLWGLNLSAFLMMIGVGMIVALLPQKIIELDGNGNNVGYLASTFAAAYIVLQLPVGAMADKFGFKRFLALGYFLCFLTGLCYYFSSGSAMIFLSRLLQGTGEAPVWALAPALLSLKYASSKGTAVGSYNAVIHIGLTIGPILGVLLIRVLAPENLFLLYAFACLAGAVLTIWLVDDVRAEENMGDTFNISNIAAMIKESSVFIALAGITLYGSGYGIFLTTMPAYLIEERGFSPAYIGIFFSLFYIAISISQLITGRLCDRFGAKVFMIFGLFLASLGLGASQLSPTAAGMLSALTISTIGLGIFYLASMIFLNDTVDERYKGTISGAYYLFWGVGMFFGPPLLSLSSARGGADFSLRCYAALYLALSAVMAIRFYRKQGR; encoded by the coding sequence ATGAAAGATAAAACTCTTTGGGGGCTGAACCTCTCCGCCTTTTTAATGATGATCGGGGTGGGGATGATCGTCGCCCTGCTGCCGCAAAAGATCATAGAGTTAGACGGCAATGGCAATAATGTCGGTTATTTGGCCTCGACGTTTGCCGCCGCATATATCGTATTGCAGCTTCCCGTCGGGGCTATGGCGGACAAATTCGGCTTCAAGCGTTTTTTAGCTTTGGGATATTTTCTATGTTTTCTGACCGGGCTATGCTACTATTTTTCCTCCGGCTCGGCCATGATATTTCTCTCACGCCTGCTGCAGGGCACGGGCGAGGCTCCCGTATGGGCGCTCGCGCCCGCGCTGCTGTCGTTAAAGTACGCCTCCTCCAAAGGAACCGCGGTAGGCTCATATAATGCGGTAATACATATAGGACTCACCATCGGGCCAATACTCGGCGTGCTCCTTATCAGGGTGCTGGCGCCGGAAAATCTTTTTCTCCTCTACGCCTTTGCCTGCCTCGCCGGAGCGGTTCTGACCATCTGGCTGGTTGACGATGTCCGCGCTGAAGAAAACATGGGAGATACCTTCAATATATCCAATATCGCGGCAATGATCAAAGAATCGTCTGTGTTTATCGCCCTTGCCGGTATTACCCTGTACGGTTCCGGATACGGGATATTCCTCACGACCATGCCGGCCTACCTTATTGAAGAAAGAGGGTTCAGCCCCGCCTATATCGGTATCTTTTTCTCTCTGTTTTATATCGCGATCAGTATCTCACAGCTGATAACGGGGAGGCTCTGCGACCGCTTCGGGGCAAAGGTATTTATGATCTTCGGACTCTTTCTCGCGTCACTGGGGCTTGGAGCCTCGCAGCTCTCCCCCACGGCAGCAGGGATGTTATCCGCACTCACTATTTCAACTATCGGCCTCGGCATATTTTATCTCGCCTCAATGATATTCTTGAACGACACCGTTGACGAGAGATATAAAGGGACGATTTCAGGAGCCTATTATCTGTTTTGGGGAGTCGGGATGTTTTTTGGTCCGCCGCTGCTTTCATTATCATCGGCAAGAGGCGGCGCCGATTTTTCTTTAAGATGTTACGCGGCGTTATATTTGGCGCTTTCGGCTGTAATGGCCATAAGGTTTTATCGAAAACAGGGGAGATAA
- a CDS encoding M20/M25/M40 family metallo-hydrolase: MINKERLLKNFLEYIAIDSESGNEAAMAARVSADLKALGCDVRIDEAGSVIALFAGEAPALLMSAHIDTVTPGKGIRPIITDGVIHTDGSTILGGDDKSGVAAIIEAVASAREQKLAHRAVEVVLTVGEEVGMIGSKALDYSKLSAKEAVVFDSSGDAGKIITAAPGQTKIRAEIKGVAAHAGLAPEKGVSAIQVGAAAVAAMKLLRIDEETTANIGTFKAVGATNIVSPSAYIEAEVRSRDNAKLEAQTKHIVECLEKACRDFGAELDCKATTSYTGYTQSDDDPLVVSVAEACRKIGLTPVIGSTGGGSDANTMNANGIKAVVLGTGMDKVHTTAERITVKNLEDTAALALELMKL, encoded by the coding sequence ATGATAAACAAAGAACGTCTCCTGAAAAATTTTCTTGAATACATCGCGATTGACAGCGAAAGCGGAAACGAGGCGGCGATGGCCGCCCGCGTCTCAGCTGACCTCAAGGCGCTTGGCTGTGATGTCCGTATAGACGAGGCCGGCAGCGTCATAGCGCTCTTCGCGGGAGAGGCTCCGGCGCTTCTCATGAGCGCCCATATCGATACCGTGACCCCCGGCAAAGGCATCCGCCCCATCATCACGGACGGCGTGATACATACCGACGGCAGCACGATACTCGGCGGCGACGACAAATCCGGCGTCGCGGCGATCATCGAGGCGGTCGCCTCGGCGCGCGAACAGAAGCTTGCCCACCGCGCGGTTGAGGTGGTCCTCACCGTTGGGGAAGAGGTCGGCATGATCGGCTCCAAGGCCCTCGACTACTCCAAACTCTCCGCGAAAGAGGCCGTCGTCTTTGACTCCAGCGGCGACGCGGGCAAGATAATCACCGCCGCGCCGGGACAGACGAAGATACGCGCCGAAATAAAGGGCGTCGCGGCGCACGCCGGCCTCGCCCCCGAAAAGGGCGTCAGCGCCATACAGGTCGGAGCCGCCGCAGTCGCCGCGATGAAACTGCTGCGCATCGACGAGGAGACGACGGCGAACATCGGCACCTTCAAAGCCGTCGGCGCGACAAACATCGTCAGCCCCAGCGCCTACATCGAGGCCGAGGTGAGAAGCCGCGACAACGCGAAACTTGAGGCGCAGACTAAACACATAGTGGAATGCCTTGAAAAGGCCTGCCGCGATTTTGGCGCGGAGCTCGACTGCAAAGCGACGACCAGCTACACGGGATACACGCAGTCCGACGACGATCCGCTTGTCGTCTCCGTCGCGGAGGCCTGCAGGAAAATCGGCCTGACGCCCGTCATCGGCTCCACCGGCGGCGGCAGCGACGCGAACACCATGAACGCCAACGGCATAAAGGCCGTGGTCCTCGGCACCGGCATGGACAAGGTCCACACCACCGCGGAGCGCATCACGGTGAAAAACCTCGAGGATACCGCGGCGCTCGCGCTTGAATTGATGAAGCTGTAA
- a CDS encoding AbgT family transporter, with amino-acid sequence MTAETKKKVSLFDRFLNGVERVGNKLPHPIALFAIFAAVTALLSAIFAAMGVSASGELINRATNTVEMQTITAVSLLNQKGVIYMLTSAVKNFTGFAPLGVVLVAMLGVGVAETSGYIPTILKRTVAVTPRSLITPVVVFLGIMSNIASDAGYVVLIPIGALMFMAYGRHPMAGLAAAFAGVSGGFSANLVIGTTDPLLSGISTEAVHILDAARSVEPTSNWYFMIASTFLITIIGTIVTDYIVEPRLGKYNGKFLEGAFESNQITAKEQKALRMANITLLVMTLLVVLVCLPADSFMRNPKTGSLIAGAPLMQSIIVLIMFFFLIPSVVFGYVSGKFKDNKDVCGAMGKAMSSMGAYIALAFVAAQFISYFSYTKLGTIIALKGAQFIESTGIGGIPLMILFILFSAFINLFMGSASAKWTILAPVFIPMFMLLGYSPELTQVAYRIGDSTTNIITPLMSYFAMIIVFAKEYDENSGIGTLISTMLPYSIFFLIGWSLLLVVWMFFGLPLGPGAGLFM; translated from the coding sequence ATGACAGCCGAAACAAAGAAGAAGGTTTCTCTGTTCGACCGTTTTCTCAATGGAGTTGAGCGCGTCGGCAACAAACTGCCGCACCCGATCGCGCTCTTTGCGATCTTCGCCGCCGTGACGGCGCTTCTCTCCGCGATATTCGCGGCTATGGGCGTCTCCGCCTCCGGCGAACTTATCAACCGTGCCACAAACACGGTTGAAATGCAGACGATCACCGCCGTCAGCCTGCTCAACCAGAAGGGCGTCATCTATATGCTCACCTCGGCCGTAAAGAACTTCACCGGCTTCGCGCCCCTCGGCGTTGTGCTCGTTGCGATGCTTGGCGTCGGCGTCGCGGAAACCAGCGGTTACATTCCGACGATCCTCAAGCGCACCGTGGCGGTCACCCCGCGCAGCCTCATCACGCCGGTCGTCGTCTTTCTCGGCATCATGTCCAACATCGCCTCCGACGCGGGCTATGTCGTGCTCATCCCGATCGGCGCGCTGATGTTTATGGCCTACGGACGCCACCCGATGGCCGGACTGGCCGCCGCCTTCGCGGGCGTCTCCGGCGGTTTCTCGGCTAACCTCGTCATCGGTACCACCGACCCGCTCCTCTCCGGCATCTCGACGGAGGCCGTACACATCCTCGACGCGGCGCGCTCCGTCGAGCCCACCTCCAACTGGTACTTCATGATCGCCTCCACCTTCCTCATCACGATCATCGGCACGATCGTCACCGACTACATCGTAGAGCCGCGTCTCGGCAAATACAACGGCAAATTCCTTGAGGGCGCCTTCGAGTCCAACCAGATCACGGCGAAGGAACAGAAGGCCCTGCGGATGGCGAATATCACCTTGCTCGTGATGACCCTGCTTGTGGTGCTGGTCTGCCTGCCCGCCGATTCCTTCATGCGCAACCCCAAGACGGGAAGCCTCATCGCCGGCGCGCCGCTCATGCAGAGCATCATCGTGCTCATCATGTTCTTCTTCCTTATCCCGTCGGTGGTATTTGGCTACGTATCCGGCAAATTCAAAGATAATAAAGACGTCTGCGGCGCGATGGGCAAGGCGATGTCCTCGATGGGCGCCTACATCGCCCTTGCGTTCGTGGCGGCGCAGTTCATCAGCTACTTCAGCTACACCAAACTCGGCACTATTATCGCCCTGAAAGGCGCGCAGTTCATCGAATCGACGGGCATCGGCGGCATCCCGCTGATGATCCTCTTCATCCTCTTCAGCGCCTTCATCAACCTCTTCATGGGCTCGGCCTCCGCGAAGTGGACCATCCTCGCGCCGGTCTTCATCCCGATGTTCATGCTCCTCGGCTACTCGCCGGAGCTGACCCAGGTCGCCTACAGGATCGGAGACTCCACGACGAACATCATCACGCCGCTTATGTCCTACTTCGCGATGATAATCGTCTTTGCGAAAGAATACGACGAAAACTCCGGTATCGGCACGCTCATCTCGACGATGCTGCCCTACTCGATCTTCTTCCTCATCGGCTGGTCGCTGCTGCTCGTCGTCTGGATGTTCTTCGGCCTGCCGCTGGGTCCCGGAGCCGGACTGTTCATGTAA
- the cytX gene encoding putative hydroxymethylpyrimidine transporter CytX has protein sequence MNEEKRTTTANALIWFGAAVSIAEIYTGTLMAPLGMARGMGAVVAGHLIGGFLMYLAALIGGLSGHGAMESVKLSFGEQGAKFFAALNVLQLVGWTAVMIAGGAISLGIILNPMYGTENTLWCGVIGIMIAIWIMLDMKNFERVNKLAMAALFILTLVLSFIVFKRGATEAPRGVMSFADAMELSVAMPLSWLPLISDYMRDAEEPKKSAAVSTVIYSLASCWMYFIGLGVAIYTGGSDIAKIMLEAGLGIAGVVIVAFSTVTTTFLDAYSAGISFHVVFSGIKEKAAGVAVCAIGTMTAIFARSDSYENLLYLISSVFAPMAAVMVTDFFILKRNRAAKQISLRNIILWAVGFALYRYLMTVGSPIGATLPVIAATVGLTWLAGVALPEKS, from the coding sequence GTGAACGAAGAGAAGAGAACGACAACTGCTAACGCGCTGATCTGGTTCGGCGCGGCGGTCTCCATCGCGGAGATATATACTGGCACGCTGATGGCGCCGCTGGGGATGGCACGCGGCATGGGGGCGGTAGTCGCGGGGCATCTGATCGGCGGCTTCCTCATGTATCTCGCGGCTTTGATCGGCGGCCTGTCGGGACACGGCGCGATGGAGAGCGTCAAGCTCTCCTTCGGCGAGCAGGGGGCAAAGTTTTTCGCGGCGCTTAACGTGCTGCAGCTTGTGGGCTGGACGGCGGTGATGATCGCAGGCGGCGCGATCTCGCTCGGCATCATCCTCAATCCGATGTACGGCACGGAGAATACCCTTTGGTGCGGCGTGATCGGCATCATGATCGCCATCTGGATAATGCTCGATATGAAGAACTTCGAGCGCGTCAACAAGCTCGCGATGGCGGCGCTCTTCATCCTCACGCTGGTACTCTCCTTCATCGTCTTCAAGCGCGGCGCGACGGAGGCGCCCCGCGGCGTGATGAGCTTTGCCGACGCGATGGAGCTATCGGTGGCGATGCCCCTTTCTTGGCTGCCGCTGATCTCCGATTATATGCGCGACGCGGAGGAGCCAAAAAAGAGCGCCGCCGTGAGCACCGTCATCTATTCGCTGGCCAGCTGCTGGATGTATTTCATCGGCCTTGGCGTCGCGATCTACACGGGAGGTTCGGATATCGCGAAGATTATGCTTGAGGCCGGACTCGGCATCGCGGGCGTGGTCATCGTCGCCTTCTCCACCGTGACGACGACCTTTCTCGACGCCTATTCGGCGGGCATCAGTTTCCACGTAGTATTCAGCGGGATAAAGGAGAAGGCCGCGGGAGTCGCCGTCTGCGCGATCGGCACGATGACCGCCATTTTTGCGCGCTCCGACAGCTACGAAAACCTGCTCTATCTCATCTCCTCCGTCTTCGCGCCGATGGCGGCGGTGATGGTGACGGACTTTTTCATCCTGAAGAGGAACCGCGCGGCAAAGCAGATCTCGCTGCGGAACATCATCTTGTGGGCCGTCGGTTTCGCCCTCTACCGCTATCTCATGACCGTCGGCAGCCCAATAGGCGCGACGCTGCCGGTGATCGCCGCGACCGTCGGACTTACCTGGCTGGCGGGCGTGGCCTTACCGGAGAAATCGTAA
- a CDS encoding class II fructose-bisphosphate aldolase: MDVKSKAYQELLKKRPLNVQARFGETEMGLVSGRDIAAAAREVDSIVLAANARHPLVIKAVLQAAKKKNAAVLIELAKSEATYCGATYDNIPEYALKYSEEIGHGAVFGLHVDHYAIKSQADVLKGVGHLTKILNNGFTSVAIDASHLDDYDNFAATRALADWLPSELGLEVEVGEIKGPGELSTVEEALYYIGGLNAWQVFPDYLAISNGSLHGTYDPTAGQMEGIDLTRTKEIADAIAPYGVAIAQHGISGTPLDKVSTFRKYGIRKGNVATLFQNVYYGIKMDPNTGNAITEGGTYTKEADRGISMELWEKIVAAGDEKGMSRKSGDYKKLNLPFCDMILAEPKPIIDRIVDEMAWWAERFIVAFGAEGSADAVAEVMAKRVDQNASPDRKVLGERKNYTKDNAPGKGGNDGKNYDD, from the coding sequence ATGGATGTAAAGAGCAAAGCATATCAGGAGCTGCTGAAGAAGCGTCCGCTGAACGTGCAGGCACGTTTCGGCGAGACGGAGATGGGGCTTGTCAGCGGGCGTGATATCGCGGCGGCGGCCAGGGAAGTCGATTCCATCGTGCTTGCGGCAAATGCGCGTCATCCGCTCGTGATAAAGGCCGTACTTCAGGCGGCAAAGAAGAAGAACGCGGCGGTGCTCATCGAGCTCGCTAAATCAGAGGCGACCTACTGCGGCGCAACCTACGACAACATTCCCGAATACGCCCTGAAGTATTCAGAGGAGATAGGACACGGGGCGGTATTCGGGCTTCATGTAGACCATTACGCCATCAAGAGCCAGGCCGACGTGCTGAAGGGTGTGGGACATCTCACAAAGATCCTCAACAACGGCTTCACATCGGTGGCCATCGACGCCTCGCACCTTGACGACTATGACAACTTCGCCGCCACCCGCGCGCTCGCGGACTGGCTGCCTTCGGAGCTCGGCCTTGAGGTCGAGGTGGGTGAGATCAAGGGTCCCGGAGAACTTTCGACCGTCGAAGAGGCTCTCTATTATATTGGCGGCCTCAACGCTTGGCAGGTCTTCCCCGATTATCTCGCGATATCGAACGGCAGCCTCCACGGCACCTATGACCCAACGGCGGGACAGATGGAGGGCATCGACCTCACACGCACGAAGGAGATCGCCGATGCAATCGCGCCCTACGGCGTGGCGATAGCGCAGCACGGTATCTCCGGCACGCCGCTCGACAAGGTATCGACCTTCCGTAAGTACGGCATCCGCAAGGGCAATGTCGCGACGCTCTTCCAGAACGTCTATTACGGAATCAAGATGGATCCGAACACCGGCAACGCGATCACCGAGGGCGGCACATATACGAAAGAGGCCGACCGCGGCATTTCGATGGAGCTCTGGGAGAAGATCGTCGCCGCCGGGGACGAAAAGGGAATGAGCCGCAAGAGCGGAGATTACAAGAAACTCAACCTGCCCTTCTGCGATATGATCCTCGCGGAACCCAAACCGATCATCGACAGGATCGTCGATGAGATGGCCTGGTGGGCGGAGCGGTTCATCGTCGCCTTTGGAGCTGAGGGCAGCGCCGACGCCGTGGCCGAGGTCATGGCGAAGCGCGTCGACCAGAACGCCTCCCCCGACCGCAAGGTCCTCGGTGAGAGGAAGAATTACACCAAGGATAACGCACCAGGCAAGGGCGGGAACGACGGCAAGAATTACGACGATTAA